The nucleotide window TCTCCATCGACCCCCAGGTGCGCGCGTTGCGCCGGCTCTACTACGCGGGAGAGTGGATCGAGAGCCACGTATTGCACATGATGTTCCTCGCGGCGCCCGACTTCCTGGGCCTCGACGACGGGATCGAAGTGGCGCGTGAGCATCGGGCCGAGGTCGAACGAGCGCTCTCGATCCGAGCGCTGGGGAACCGCATTGTCTCCCTGCTGGGCGCTCGCCCGGTGAATCCGGTCGGTGTCTGTATCGGCGGGTTCCACCGCGCACCCGCAGCCGACGAGATGGCCGCTCTGGGAGACGATCTGCGTCGCGCGCGTGGAGATGCAGAATCGCTGCTGCACTGGTTCAGTGGATTGCCGGTGCCGAACCGTCCGCGCGCGACCGAGTTGGTCGCCCTGCAGCATCCGGACGAGTACCCGATGAACGAGGGGCGAATCGTGTCTTCACACGGGCTCGACGTCACGCCCGCCGAGTTCGATGAGGCCTTCGAAGAGCATCAGGTGCCCCACTCGAACGCATTCCACAGCCGCGTCCGCGGGCGGGGCGCCTACATGGTGGGGCCCCTCGCTCGCGTACGACTGAATCGCGAGCGGCTCTCGCCCGCGGCGGCCGCAGCGGCAGACGACCTGGGTGAGCGGTTCTCGGCCACCGACCCGGCGGCATCGGTGTTTGCGCGCGGGATCGAAGTGATCCAGGCATTCGACGAAGCCATCGCGGTCGTCGAGAGCTACGAACCGCCCCCGCCACCGCCCGCCTGGAAACCCCGTGCGGCCACGGGCCATGCCGCCACCGAAGCTCCGCGCGGACTGCTCCAGATCTCGGTCAGCAGCAACGCACGCGGGGAGGTGGAGTCGATCCGGATCGTCCCGCCCACGTCCCAGAACCAGGCTGCCATCGAGGCCGACCTGCGCCTGCTCGTGCCGGATCTCGCCACCCGAAGCGACGACGATGCCCGGCGCGTTTGCGAGTCGGCCATCCGCGACTACGACCCCTGCATCTCGTGTTCGGTGCACTTCCTGGAGCTGAACCTCGAGCGACGACCAGCTCGGCCGGCTCCGACTGGAGAGGAACGGTGAACGTCTGCGTCGTGGGGGTCGGCACGCCTCATGGCGATGATGCGGCCGGCCTCGAAGCCGTGGCGCGCCTCGCCGAGCAGGGCCTTCCGGTGGGCGTATCCCCGCGCGAATGCCAGCGCCCCGGCGTCGACCTGCCCGAGCTGCTCCGCGATGTGGATGCGGCGGTCATCGTGGATGCCATGCGCTCCGGGCAGCCGCTGGGGACGGTGAGCCACCTCCCGCTGGACGTGCTTCCCAGGACCACGGGTCTTTCGAGTCATGCCATGGGCGTCGGCGAAGGCCTGGCCCTGGCCCGCGCCCTCGACTGTTGCCCGGACCGCATTGCGTTGGTGGGAATCGAGGCCAGCGCTGAGCAGCGAGACGATCTTTCTCCAGCGGTCGACGAGGCCCTGCCGGCGGCCATCGAACTGATTCGCAGCCTGCTGGACGATGCATTGCAGCGCCGCGAATGGCGTTCGGAGAGCCGAGATGCATGAGGCGAAGCTGTGTCTCTCCCTGATCCGACTCGCGGTCGACCAGCTCGATGACGCCCATGCCGACCGGATCCTGAGCATCCGGCTCGAGGTGGGCGCACTCTCGGGCGTGGTGCCCGCCGCGCTCGAAGGCGTCTTCCCGATCTGCGCGTCGGGAACGCCGGCCGAGGGGGCCGCACTCGAATTCGACCAGGCTGCGGGGCGCGAGCTGCGCATTCGCTCCATGGAGGTGATCTGATGTGCGGCACCTGCGGCTGCGGGCACTCCGATGCGCCGAGCGCGGACCACGGCGAGCATTCACACGACGGGCCCCACGAGATCGAGGCGCGTCGCATCGTGGTGGAGCGGTCGTTGCTCGAGGACAACGACGCCCGGGCCGAGACGCTCCGCAAGCGCCTGGGCGAGCACGGCATCGAGGCGATCGGACTCCTCGGCGGCCCCGGCGCCGGCAAGACCGCGCTGCTCGAGGCCACCCTGTCCCAGCTCGGGAGTGCGGCGGCCAACGAAGCAGTGGTCGAGGGCGACTGTGCCACCGACCACGATGCGCGTCGCGTGGCGGCCCTGGGAGCGCGCGTCGTGCAGGTCGAGACCGGCGCCCTCTGCCACCTGGATGCCCACCTGGTCGGGCACGCCGTGGCGAAACTCGATCTCGACGGAGTCGCCCGCCTGTGGATCGAGAACGTCGGCAACCTGGTCTGCCCAGCGCCCTTTGCGTGTGGCGAGAACCGTCGGGCCGTGCTGATCTCGGTGACCGAAGGCGACGACAAGCCCGAGAAATACCCCGCCATGCTCGCAGCAGCCGATCTGCTGGTGATCTCGAAGACCGACCTGCTGCCCTACGTCCCCTTCGATCTGAAGCGCGCCATCGCGGCCGCTCGACAGATCCGGCCCGAGCTGCCGGTGCTGCCGCTCTCGAGCCAGAGCGGCGAGGGCCTGGACGCCTGGATGGACTGGCTCTCCGAGGGACGCACCTAGCATGTGCCTCGCGGTTCCGGGCCAGGTCAGCGAAATCGACAGCCGCGAGGGGCTGGCGGAAGCGGTCGTCGACTTTGGTGGCGTCCGCAAGCGGGTCTGTCTCGAGGGCCTCCCCGAAGCCCGGGTGGGCGACTGGGTCCTGGTGCACGCGGGCTTCGCGCTGCAGCAGCTCGACGAGGCAGCGGCCGAAGAATTGCTGGGCTGGCTGTCCGACCCCGAGCAGCCAGCCCCATGAGGTACGTGGACGAATATCGCGATGCCGACCGGGTGCGCCGGCTGGCGGACGCCGTGTTGGCCGAGGCGACCCGACCCGTCACGCTGATGGAGGTCTGCGGCGGCCAGACCCACACGATCCTGGCCAGCGGGATCCAGCAGCTACTGACCGAACGCGTGGAGCTGCTGCACGGCCCGGGTTGCCCCATCTGCGTCACCCCGCTCGAGACCCTGGACCTGGCACTGGCCCTGACCGAGCTCCCGGACGTGACGGTCTGCAGCTTCGGCGACATGCTGCGCGTGCCGGGTAGCCACGGCGATCTGAGCGCCGCGCGGGCCCGGGGCGGGGATGTCCGGGTGGTGTACGCGCCGTTGGATGCGGCGCGCCTCGCGGCTTGCGAGCCCGACCGACGCGTGGTCTTCCTGGCGGTCGGCTTCGAGACCACCGTGCCCGCGGTGGCCGCGGCGGCGCGTTGGGCACGTGATCGCGGCCTGTGCAACTTCTTCCTGCTGGTCTCCCACGTCCGGGTGCCGCCCGCGCTAGAGCTGATCGCCTCGGACCCGGAGCGACGCATCCAGGCATTCCTGGCGGCCGGACACGTCTGCACGGTGATGGGCACGGCCGAGTACCAGCCGATCGCCGCCACCCACGACATGCCGATCGTGGTCACGGGTTTCGAGCCCGTCGACATCCTGCAGGGTGTGCTGATGGCCGTGCGCCAGATCGAACGAGGCGAGGCGCAGGTCTCCATCCAATACCGCCGTGCCGTCCGTGACGAGGGCAACCCGGCGGCACGTGCGCTGATCGACGAAGTCTTCGAGGCCACCGACCGCCCCTGGCGCGGCATCGGCATCATCCAACAGGGAGGCCTGGGGCTTCGGCAGGAGTACGCCTCACTCGACGCGCAGCAACTGATTCCCACGGACGCATTGCCTCAACCCGAAGAGCCCGAGCGCTGCCGCGCCAGCGAAGTGTTGCAAGGCCGCATGCGTCCGCCCGAGTGCCCGGAGTTCGGCCGCGGCTGCCGACCCGAGCAGCCGCTCGGTGCGCCGATGGTGTCTTCGGAAGGCGCTTGCGCCGCGTACTTCGCATATCGTATCGGCGACGTGGAGGACGAGATCGCATCGCAGGATCCGGCCCGGGAAGCGCAGGCATGAGCGCGGCCGACGAAGCGGACGCACAGGCCCTGCTCGCCGGCAGCTGTCCGGCCCCGGCCGAGGGCGACCGTGTCACCCTTGCCCATGGCGCGGGAGCCGGTGCCAGCGCGCGGCTGTTCGACGAGCTGCTGGCCCCGCGACTCGGGGGTGGCCCGCTCGACGAGCGCCACGATTCCGCGCTGTTGGATGCGCCCGAAGCGGGTGCCCGCCTCGCGTTCACCACGGACAGCTTCGTGGTGAGCCCACTCGAGTTTCCCGGTGGCGACATCGGCAGCCTGGCGGTGCACGGCACGCTCAACGATCTGGCCATGAGCGGCGCGCGACCCCGCGCACTCTCCTGCGGGCTGATCCTCGAGGAAGGCCTTCCGCTCACGACCCTCGCTCGCATCGCCGAATCCATGGGGGCCGCCGCGCGAACGGCCGGTGTGCCCATCGCGACGGGGGACACCAAGGTGGTGGAGCGGGGAAAGGGCGACGGAATCTTCGTCAACACCAGCGGGGTGGGCGTGGTCTCGCCGGGCCGCGAACTGCATCCGAAGCTGGTCGTACCGGGGGACGTCCTGATCCTCACCGGCTCCCTGGGCTGTCATGGAGCGGCCGTGCTGTGTGCCCGCGAGGGCCTTTCTTTCGATGCGGATATCATGAGCGATTCCGAGCCTTTGCCTGACCTCGTCGAGAACCTGCTGGAGGCTGTGCCCGAGGTGCATTGCCTGCGCGATCCTACCCGGGGAGGGCTCGGAGCCCTCGTCCACGAGATCGCCGCGGCCGCCGGCGTCGAGCTGCGCCTCGAAGAGGCTGCCCTACCGGTCGACGCACCGGTTGCTTCGTTGTGCGAGATCCTGGGCCTCGATCCACTGTTCCTGGCATGCGAGGGACGCTTTGCGGCGTTCGTGCCCGAGGCCCACGCGGGCACGGCACTCGCAGCGCTTCGATCCCATCCCCTGGGCCGGGCCGCCCGCTGCGTGGGGCGAGTCGAGCCGAGTACGCGCGGCCGGACGCGGGTCGTCGTCGAGACCCGCATTGGCGCCACGCGCCTGCTCCCCCTCCCGGCCGGCGAGCCGCTGCCGCGAATCTGCTGAATGGCGAACCGCCTGCGTGTCACTGTCGAGCTGCGGGGGCGCGTCCAGGGCGTCGGCATGCGGCCCTGGGTGTTGCGGCGCGCGCGAGCGCTCGGACTCGACGGCAGCGTGCGCAACGTCCGCGCCGGCCTGCGCGTCGAGCTCGAAGGAACATCCCAGGCGGTCGATGCCTGGCTCCGGGATTTGCGCGAGGCAGCGCCGAACGGCGCGCGGATCGAAGCCGTCGACATACAGCCCTCGCCGGCCGTGGGAACCAGCGGCTTCGAAATCGCAGCGAGCGACGAGGCGTGGGCCCGCATTGGCGCGGGCCAGGAGTTGGCGCGCGTACCGCTCGACGTGGGGCTCTGCAGCGATTGCCAGTGCGACCTGTTCGATCCCGCCTCCCGGCGCCATCGCCATGCCTTCGTCCACTGCAGCGAGTGCGGGCCGCGGGCGTCGGTGATACGCGCCCTGCCCTACGACCGGGCGCGCACCAGCCTGGCGCCGTTCCCACCCTGCGAGGCATGTGCCCGGGAATACGCCGACCCGACCGACCGCCGCTTCCATGCCCAGACGATCTGCTGCGAAGCCTGCGGCCCCCGGCTTCGCGTCCTGCAACCCGATTCGCCTGGCGCGCAAACGGATGCCGGTGCCATCGAGACCACGGCGCGCGTGCTTGGCGCCGGGGGCATCGTTGCGGTCCAGGGTTTCGGAGGTTTTCACCTGGCTTGCGACGCCACCTCGAGCCAGGCCATCAACCAGCTGCGCAAGCGCAAGCATCGGCCGTCCAGACCCCTCGCCATCCTTGTGCCGGATCTCGAATCGGCCCGGCGGCTCGCCGAGCTCGCGGCCGCCGACGAGGCGCTGCTGTGCGGGCCGGCTCGCGCGTTGGTGGTCGCGCCGCGACGGGAGCGGGGCTGCACGGCAATCGGGCTGGCTCCGGAAATCGCGCCGGGCACCAGCGACCTCGGGCTGCTGCTGCCCCACTCGCCCGTCCACGCAATGCTGCTCTACCCGCCCGGCTCGGCACCCGGCGACGCGCCGCGCTTCGACGCCCTGGTCATGACGTCTGCGAATCACAGCGGCGATCCGACCATCCACGAGGCCGAGCGCGCCGTCCACGAGCTGGCGCCCATTGCGGACCTCATCCTCGGCCACGACCGGCAGGTCATCCGCCCCAGCGACGACCCGGTGTTTCGAAGTGCAGCCAGCGGCCCGATTCCGATCCGCCTGTCGCGCTCGACGGCACCGCTTTCGATACCGCTGCCGGCCGGCCTCGAAGCACCGCTGCCGATCCTGGCTCTGGGCGGTGACCTCAAGTGCGCGCCGGCCATTGCCGTCGGTCGGGAGATCGTGCTGGCCGAACACGTGGGCGACCTCGGGAGTCCGGCCAGTGCGGATGCGCTGGTCGATCGAGTCGAGAGCCTGTGCAGTCTGCTGGGAGTGGAGCCGGCCGCCCTCGCCATGGACGCCCACCCGGACGGGGTGGCCGCCTCGCTCGCTGCGCAGCTGGTTCCGGCCGGTGCTCCCCGAATCCGCGTACAGCATCACCACGCCCACGCGCTGGCGTGTCTGGCGGAGCACGACATGCAGGGCCCCGCGTTGGCCATCACCCTGGACGGCGCGGGATTCGGTGCGGACGGCCGGCAGTGGGGGGGCGAACTACTCTACGTAGACGGCGAGCGCTGCGAACGCCTGGCGCATCTCGAGACGGTGCCACTGCCCGGCGGCGACCGGGCCGCCCGCGAGCCGTGGCGCATGGCCGCCATGTGGCTCGAACGTGCGTTTCCGGAAGGCCAGGCAAACGAGGACGTCGCCGCGCTCGGCTGGCATCGACGCCAGGACCCCGGGCGCCTGGACGCGCTCCGCGAGATCGCAACCAGGGGCGTGGCCAGCCCCGAGACATCCTCCTGCGGTCGCCTCTTCGATGCCGTCGCATCACTGCTCGGCGTCTGCGACATCAACCGTCACGAAGCCGAGGCCGGAGCCGCCCTGGAGGCACTCGCCCGGACGGCCTCGAGCCGGAATGAAGACACCCCGTTGCCGTTGCCAGGCGCCGCCCCGCCGCAGCCGGAAGGAAGCATCGAGATGGCGGGAGTCGTCCGCGCCCTGGTTCGGGGACGCTGCGCCGGCGTTCCCCGCTCGGAGCTGGCACTCGCCTTCCACCAGACGCTGGCAGACCGGCTCGCCGAATCCGCCCTCGCGGCGTCCCGCCGGCTCGAGCTCCGCCACGTGGCGCTCAGTGGCGGCTGCTTCCAGAACCGCATCCTGCTCGAGGCACTGCGGAGAGCGCTCGAGAACAGGGAATGCCTGCCGCTCTGCCACGCGAAGATTCCGCCCAACGATGCCGGCCTCGCGGTGGGGCAGTGCGTGGCGGCGATCCCGGGGCTCTGAGCTTGCTGGACCCACTCACCGCCCAGGCGATCTCCGGCGAGGCATCGAGCTCGGCGACGTAGGGCTCGCAGAACCCATCGCCTCGAGTGGCTGCGATGGCCGCGCCGACGCGCAGGATTCGACAGCATCGGCCGCCACTTCTGCCGCTTCACTCGGACCGATGCCCAGCGCACGGAGGCCGCGCTCGACCGCCCGTTGCGGAGCGTCGGGCCGAGCCTGTCCCTCGACGATGCGGCGGATGGTCATGATGACCAGCCCCGAAACCTGATCGAGGGTGGCGTCGTCGGATCCCGTGTCGAAGCGGCCCTCGGCCAGGCCTTCGGCGAGATCCTCACGGAGATAGCGGTCGAGCTGCACGCCCGCGCCCGGACGGCTCAACAAGCGCAGTAGCACCCGAGCCCACGTTGGGTCCTCGAGGGCCCGGAAGATCGCCCGAGCCGTCGCGAGCGCGAAGCGCCGCGCCGGATCCGGGATGTCCTCCCGCGCAGTCGCGACGGCGAGAGAAAGCGCCAGCTGCTCGGCGAGCACTTCCAGGAGCGCATCTCGATCGACGAAGTAGTTGTAGAAGGTACCGATGGAGACGTCGGCCTCGGCGACCACGTCACTGACGGTCAGGCCCTCTCCCTTCTCAGCGAGCACCCGCGAGCCTGCGGCGATCAGCTGGCGCCGCGTCTTCTCACGCTTGCGATGCCCCCTGCTCTGCGGCGCGTCCGTGCCTCCCGTCATGGATTGCACTTTATCATAAATGATAGAGTAATCAATATTGACAATCTCCTCATTTTCTGATTCCCTGTGTTTCTACCGGGCCGGATCGCCCGGATCAGAGGAGCCTCCCGTGCAACCTGCCTTCGGTCCCTTCTCCCTCGCGAGCCTCCAGCGTGCTCTACGCCCCACCTCACTGCTGGCGAGACGCGACGGCGATCCCGAACGCCACCCGATGCAGCGGCTGCTGCGTGGACTGTCCCCGCGGATCAGCTGACCCCGACAACCACCCCAAGGAGAACATGACATGTCACTTACCAACTACGTGCCCACCCCGAAGTTCGAGGAGTACAAGGAGCTCTTCAAGGAGCACTTCATCATGGAGCGCAGAGACGGAATCATCGAGCTGCGCATGCACACTCTCGGCGGCGACGCACAGTGGAGCTTCGAGCTCCACCGCGCCCTCTGGCAGGCGTTCCAGACCGTCGGTGCCGACCCCGAGAACCGGGTGATGATCCTCACCGCCACCGGCGACACCTGGATCGCGAACTTCGACGACGCGAGCTTCTCGAAGGAAGAGGATGACCGGGCCGGCTACAGCTACGAGCACATGTACTACGACGGACGCCGGATGCTGATCAGCCTGATCAACGACATCGAGATTCCGACGATCGGGGTGATCCCCGGCCCTGCCGGCCATTCGGAACTCGCTCTGATGTGCGACATCACCATCTGCTCGAACAACGCAGTGATCATCGACCCCCACCTCGATGCCGGCCTGGTGCCGGGTGACGGCATCCACAGCGCCTTCATCGAGCTCATGGGTGTCAAGCGGGCGGCCTACGCCCTGCTGACCTGCGAGGTCTTCGACGCCCAGAAGTGCCTGG belongs to bacterium and includes:
- the hypD gene encoding hydrogenase formation protein HypD; this encodes MRYVDEYRDADRVRRLADAVLAEATRPVTLMEVCGGQTHTILASGIQQLLTERVELLHGPGCPICVTPLETLDLALALTELPDVTVCSFGDMLRVPGSHGDLSAARARGGDVRVVYAPLDAARLAACEPDRRVVFLAVGFETTVPAVAAAARWARDRGLCNFFLLVSHVRVPPALELIASDPERRIQAFLAAGHVCTVMGTAEYQPIAATHDMPIVVTGFEPVDILQGVLMAVRQIERGEAQVSIQYRRAVRDEGNPAARALIDEVFEATDRPWRGIGIIQQGGLGLRQEYASLDAQQLIPTDALPQPEEPERCRASEVLQGRMRPPECPEFGRGCRPEQPLGAPMVSSEGACAAYFAYRIGDVEDEIASQDPAREAQA
- a CDS encoding hydrogenase maturation protease translates to MNVCVVGVGTPHGDDAAGLEAVARLAEQGLPVGVSPRECQRPGVDLPELLRDVDAAVIVDAMRSGQPLGTVSHLPLDVLPRTTGLSSHAMGVGEGLALARALDCCPDRIALVGIEASAEQRDDLSPAVDEALPAAIELIRSLLDDALQRREWRSESRDA
- a CDS encoding Ni/Fe hydrogenase subunit alpha; this encodes MVERRTIEVGALARVEGEGALHVTLEGTEVTDLRLEIYEPPRFFEAFLRGRHVTDLPDLVARICGICPVAYQMSVIHALESAFEVSIDPQVRALRRLYYAGEWIESHVLHMMFLAAPDFLGLDDGIEVAREHRAEVERALSIRALGNRIVSLLGARPVNPVGVCIGGFHRAPAADEMAALGDDLRRARGDAESLLHWFSGLPVPNRPRATELVALQHPDEYPMNEGRIVSSHGLDVTPAEFDEAFEEHQVPHSNAFHSRVRGRGAYMVGPLARVRLNRERLSPAAAAAADDLGERFSATDPAASVFARGIEVIQAFDEAIAVVESYEPPPPPPAWKPRAATGHAATEAPRGLLQISVSSNARGEVESIRIVPPTSQNQAAIEADLRLLVPDLATRSDDDARRVCESAIRDYDPCISCSVHFLELNLERRPARPAPTGEER
- a CDS encoding hydrogenase maturation nickel metallochaperone HypA; the encoded protein is MHEAKLCLSLIRLAVDQLDDAHADRILSIRLEVGALSGVVPAALEGVFPICASGTPAEGAALEFDQAAGRELRIRSMEVI
- the hypE gene encoding hydrogenase expression/formation protein HypE yields the protein MSAADEADAQALLAGSCPAPAEGDRVTLAHGAGAGASARLFDELLAPRLGGGPLDERHDSALLDAPEAGARLAFTTDSFVVSPLEFPGGDIGSLAVHGTLNDLAMSGARPRALSCGLILEEGLPLTTLARIAESMGAAARTAGVPIATGDTKVVERGKGDGIFVNTSGVGVVSPGRELHPKLVVPGDVLILTGSLGCHGAAVLCAREGLSFDADIMSDSEPLPDLVENLLEAVPEVHCLRDPTRGGLGALVHEIAAAAGVELRLEEAALPVDAPVASLCEILGLDPLFLACEGRFAAFVPEAHAGTALAALRSHPLGRAARCVGRVEPSTRGRTRVVVETRIGATRLLPLPAGEPLPRIC
- a CDS encoding enoyl-CoA hydratase/isomerase family protein; amino-acid sequence: MSLTNYVPTPKFEEYKELFKEHFIMERRDGIIELRMHTLGGDAQWSFELHRALWQAFQTVGADPENRVMILTATGDTWIANFDDASFSKEEDDRAGYSYEHMYYDGRRMLISLINDIEIPTIGVIPGPAGHSELALMCDITICSNNAVIIDPHLDAGLVPGDGIHSAFIELMGVKRAAYALLTCEVFDAQKCLEYGLVNEVLPREKLDARAWEIAERINARKRTTTRMTVPVIRRPWKQRITDDLDGGFAMEMHAYLCDKPEHRDDIGETVTSRTGLFTTEDRKKGIQTGTA
- the hypB gene encoding hydrogenase nickel incorporation protein HypB — translated: MCGTCGCGHSDAPSADHGEHSHDGPHEIEARRIVVERSLLEDNDARAETLRKRLGEHGIEAIGLLGGPGAGKTALLEATLSQLGSAAANEAVVEGDCATDHDARRVAALGARVVQVETGALCHLDAHLVGHAVAKLDLDGVARLWIENVGNLVCPAPFACGENRRAVLISVTEGDDKPEKYPAMLAAADLLVISKTDLLPYVPFDLKRAIAAARQIRPELPVLPLSSQSGEGLDAWMDWLSEGRT
- a CDS encoding HypC/HybG/HupF family hydrogenase formation chaperone → MCLAVPGQVSEIDSREGLAEAVVDFGGVRKRVCLEGLPEARVGDWVLVHAGFALQQLDEAAAEELLGWLSDPEQPAP
- a CDS encoding TetR/AcrR family transcriptional regulator: MTGGTDAPQSRGHRKREKTRRQLIAAGSRVLAEKGEGLTVSDVVAEADVSIGTFYNYFVDRDALLEVLAEQLALSLAVATAREDIPDPARRFALATARAIFRALEDPTWARVLLRLLSRPGAGVQLDRYLREDLAEGLAEGRFDTGSDDATLDQVSGLVIMTIRRIVEGQARPDAPQRAVERGLRALGIGPSEAAEVAADAVESCASARPSQPLEAMGSASPTSPSSMPRRRSPGR
- the hypF gene encoding carbamoyltransferase HypF, encoding MANRLRVTVELRGRVQGVGMRPWVLRRARALGLDGSVRNVRAGLRVELEGTSQAVDAWLRDLREAAPNGARIEAVDIQPSPAVGTSGFEIAASDEAWARIGAGQELARVPLDVGLCSDCQCDLFDPASRRHRHAFVHCSECGPRASVIRALPYDRARTSLAPFPPCEACAREYADPTDRRFHAQTICCEACGPRLRVLQPDSPGAQTDAGAIETTARVLGAGGIVAVQGFGGFHLACDATSSQAINQLRKRKHRPSRPLAILVPDLESARRLAELAAADEALLCGPARALVVAPRRERGCTAIGLAPEIAPGTSDLGLLLPHSPVHAMLLYPPGSAPGDAPRFDALVMTSANHSGDPTIHEAERAVHELAPIADLILGHDRQVIRPSDDPVFRSAASGPIPIRLSRSTAPLSIPLPAGLEAPLPILALGGDLKCAPAIAVGREIVLAEHVGDLGSPASADALVDRVESLCSLLGVEPAALAMDAHPDGVAASLAAQLVPAGAPRIRVQHHHAHALACLAEHDMQGPALAITLDGAGFGADGRQWGGELLYVDGERCERLAHLETVPLPGGDRAAREPWRMAAMWLERAFPEGQANEDVAALGWHRRQDPGRLDALREIATRGVASPETSSCGRLFDAVASLLGVCDINRHEAEAGAALEALARTASSRNEDTPLPLPGAAPPQPEGSIEMAGVVRALVRGRCAGVPRSELALAFHQTLADRLAESALAASRRLELRHVALSGGCFQNRILLEALRRALENRECLPLCHAKIPPNDAGLAVGQCVAAIPGL